Proteins found in one Deinococcus hopiensis KR-140 genomic segment:
- the araB gene encoding ribulokinase — translation MNETYTIGVDYGTLSGRAVLVRTNDGSEIASAIHVYPHAVMSDSLPGGNVSLPPEWALQHPQDYLDVLKNTVPTLLQTSGIDPSLIVGIAIDFTACTVLPTTAEGTPLCFLPQFQDEPHAYVKLWKHHAAQPQADRINALAERRGESWLPRYGGKISSEWAIAKALQLLEEAPEVYRAAARFIEATDWVVWQLCGREMRNVCTAGYKAIYQDGVYPPKDFFAALNPDFADVIEEKFSRDLYPLGSRAGDLTAEAARLTGLQPGIAVAVGNVDAHVTAPAVGAVKSGQLVAIMGTSTCHVMNGDTLTNVPGMCGVVDGGILPGTYGYEAGQSGVGDIFAWFVQNAVPAEYQVLADKRGLSLHELLTDLSKDQEVGAHGLLALDWLNGNRSVLVDADLSGLIVGLTLATRPEDIYRALVEATAFGARVIVETFESSGVPVHEFIAAGGLIKNPALMQIYADVLGKPLSVADSAEAPALGSAMHAAVAAELYPDIQAAARNMSKVRKNAFVPDPHRHHLYTRLYNEYRTLHDLFGRAEPTMKVLKRLRDEAHAKAEKSGRQVEVLA, via the coding sequence ATGAACGAGACTTACACCATAGGCGTTGACTACGGGACTCTCTCCGGCCGTGCTGTTCTCGTCCGCACCAATGATGGGAGCGAAATCGCCAGCGCTATTCACGTCTATCCACACGCGGTGATGTCGGACTCCCTTCCAGGTGGGAACGTCTCTCTTCCTCCCGAATGGGCGCTACAACATCCCCAGGACTACCTCGACGTCTTGAAAAACACGGTTCCGACCCTTCTGCAGACCAGTGGCATTGATCCCTCTCTGATCGTCGGCATCGCCATCGACTTCACGGCATGTACCGTGTTGCCCACGACCGCCGAGGGCACGCCGCTGTGCTTTCTTCCGCAGTTCCAGGATGAACCGCACGCGTACGTCAAGTTGTGGAAACACCACGCCGCTCAGCCACAAGCTGACCGCATCAACGCTCTGGCGGAGCGGCGTGGAGAGTCCTGGCTCCCCCGTTACGGTGGAAAAATTTCCAGTGAGTGGGCGATCGCCAAAGCGCTGCAACTCCTCGAAGAGGCGCCCGAGGTCTACCGGGCCGCAGCGCGCTTTATTGAAGCCACCGACTGGGTGGTGTGGCAACTGTGCGGACGCGAGATGCGCAATGTCTGCACTGCCGGCTATAAAGCCATCTACCAGGATGGCGTGTACCCTCCCAAGGACTTCTTCGCTGCGTTGAATCCTGACTTTGCAGACGTCATCGAGGAGAAATTCTCCCGTGACCTGTATCCCCTTGGAAGCCGTGCCGGCGACCTGACAGCAGAAGCGGCACGCTTAACGGGATTGCAACCCGGCATCGCCGTGGCAGTCGGAAATGTAGACGCTCACGTCACAGCGCCCGCGGTTGGAGCGGTCAAGAGTGGGCAACTCGTGGCCATCATGGGGACCTCCACCTGCCACGTCATGAATGGTGACACCCTCACCAACGTGCCCGGCATGTGCGGCGTGGTCGACGGCGGCATTCTGCCGGGGACTTACGGCTACGAGGCCGGGCAAAGCGGGGTGGGGGATATCTTCGCCTGGTTCGTCCAGAACGCCGTGCCTGCCGAATACCAGGTGCTCGCTGACAAGAGGGGCCTCAGCCTGCATGAACTCCTGACGGACCTCAGTAAGGATCAGGAAGTCGGCGCGCACGGCCTCCTTGCGCTCGACTGGCTGAACGGCAACCGGTCGGTCCTTGTGGACGCCGACCTGAGCGGGCTGATTGTTGGCCTGACCCTCGCCACCCGTCCCGAGGACATCTACCGCGCGCTTGTGGAGGCCACGGCATTTGGTGCCCGCGTCATCGTTGAGACCTTTGAATCCTCGGGCGTTCCCGTTCACGAATTTATCGCGGCGGGCGGACTTATCAAGAACCCGGCGCTGATGCAGATCTACGCGGACGTTCTTGGCAAACCCCTCAGCGTTGCCGACAGCGCCGAAGCCCCGGCTCTGGGAAGTGCCATGCACGCTGCTGTCGCTGCTGAACTCTATCCCGACATCCAGGCGGCCGCGCGGAACATGAGCAAGGTCCGCAAGAACGCCTTCGTCCCCGACCCGCACAGGCACCACCTCTACACGCGGCTGTACAACGAGTACCGAACGCTTCACGACCTGTTCGGCCGCGCCGAACCCACCATGAAGGTCCTCAAGCGTCTGCGCGACGAAGCGCATGCCAAGGCCGAAAAATCCGGGCGACAAGTTGAGGTCCTCGCGTGA
- a CDS encoding ABC transporter permease has protein sequence MAVAQRSRTSSWSAVLKPLLGQGALIALLLLVAFAAFRYEGFLSAYNVSSFFRYNSMFMLIAIGMTFVIVTGGIDLSVGSVAAMSSVIAALASPYGLLAGLLAGALAGALVGLINGLVITRLRVEPFVATLGAFLGARGIAQLASRQNAVSVDQNGTFTKLGQGDFLGLPIPVVLTLVMLATGMVLLRYTRFGRYALSIGDNEDAARLMGFNVDSVKLGVYVFSGLLAGLAGVILASQFGAGQPVEGVGWELTAIAGVVVGGTLLTGGRGSLGNSMVGVILLGLIFNVLNFENGKGIISIDVFWQNVIRGVFLLVVVVMQSSRLARDNH, from the coding sequence CATCCTGGTCCGCTGTCCTGAAGCCCTTGTTGGGCCAGGGAGCGCTGATAGCCCTTCTCCTGCTCGTCGCCTTCGCGGCATTTCGCTACGAGGGGTTCCTGAGCGCCTACAACGTCAGCAGCTTTTTTCGGTACAACTCCATGTTTATGTTGATCGCCATTGGCATGACGTTCGTGATCGTTACCGGTGGAATTGACCTTTCTGTGGGCAGCGTCGCCGCCATGTCAAGCGTCATTGCTGCTCTGGCCAGCCCATATGGCCTTCTCGCGGGTCTCCTCGCCGGAGCGTTGGCTGGCGCGCTGGTCGGGCTGATCAACGGTCTGGTCATCACCCGGCTGCGTGTGGAACCGTTCGTGGCGACCCTTGGTGCTTTCCTTGGCGCACGCGGCATTGCCCAACTGGCCTCCAGGCAAAATGCAGTTTCGGTGGATCAGAACGGCACGTTTACGAAGCTGGGACAGGGGGACTTCCTGGGCCTTCCCATTCCCGTCGTCCTTACCCTCGTGATGTTGGCCACCGGCATGGTGCTCCTCCGGTACACCCGCTTCGGGCGCTACGCGCTGAGTATCGGCGACAATGAGGACGCTGCACGCTTGATGGGTTTCAACGTAGACAGCGTAAAGCTTGGAGTCTATGTCTTCTCGGGCCTCCTGGCTGGACTGGCTGGGGTCATCCTCGCATCGCAGTTCGGAGCGGGTCAGCCTGTCGAGGGTGTCGGCTGGGAATTGACTGCGATCGCAGGGGTGGTTGTCGGCGGAACCCTCCTTACCGGTGGTCGAGGTTCACTCGGCAACAGCATGGTAGGTGTTATCCTGTTGGGACTTATTTTCAACGTGCTTAACTTTGAAAACGGTAAGGGCATTATTTCTATCGATGTGTTCTGGCAAAATGTAATTCGAGGCGTGTTTCTACTGGTTGTGGTCGTTATGCAATCTAGTCGCCTCGCGCGCGACAATCACTGA